From a single Shewanella donghaensis genomic region:
- a CDS encoding helix-turn-helix transcriptional regulator, translated as MLKDVLKDARNRKGLKQEDVANSIKVAKQTYLKWENGTTEPKASQVMALSHVLDITPNEICSGRLNKRYSLEEFIYQLMTHQARGEMETLKAWEHVPDHEIYFQELSNPTREEDDESVYVSRLIHHKD; from the coding sequence ATGCTTAAAGATGTACTTAAAGATGCTCGTAATCGTAAAGGGCTCAAACAAGAAGATGTAGCCAATTCTATTAAGGTTGCTAAGCAAACCTATTTAAAATGGGAAAACGGCACGACAGAACCTAAGGCTTCTCAAGTAATGGCCCTAAGTCATGTTTTAGATATTACTCCCAATGAAATCTGCAGTGGTCGACTGAATAAACGTTATTCTCTTGAAGAATTTATTTATCAGTTAATGACACATCAAGCTAGAGGTGAAATGGAAACCTTAAAAGCTTGGGAGCACGTACCCGATCACGAAATATATTTTCAAGAGTTGAGTAATCCAACACGTGAAGAAGATGATGAATCAGTTTATGTAAGTAGGCTGATTCATCATAAAGATTGA
- a CDS encoding single-stranded DNA-binding protein, producing MLKIEVFQEDIQVISRTMPPKDGKPGRTFHEQTAYAYLGGKFPVQMKLQIEDPNKLYEAGEYQIDSSSFIINNFGGLELKRFGQSFSKLTK from the coding sequence ATGCTTAAAATTGAAGTATTTCAAGAAGATATTCAAGTAATAAGCCGAACAATGCCACCAAAGGATGGTAAGCCTGGGAGAACATTTCATGAACAAACTGCTTACGCATATCTTGGTGGAAAATTCCCAGTTCAAATGAAACTGCAAATAGAAGATCCTAATAAACTTTATGAAGCCGGTGAATATCAAATTGATAGTTCAAGTTTCATTATCAATAACTTTGGTGGGCTTGAGCTTAAACGTTTTGGGCAAAGTTTCTCAAAGCTAACCAAGTAG
- a CDS encoding phage/plasmid replication protein, II/X family — protein MQQDHPTGSLPLVGQHVIERIELETGEHLPPSVNQKILEGSFSTKLTIRCDGTRVRVEGNPSRWQRMDNLFGLQTLDECVAIFNNVLARYNLPPFTKNTHIQYRQSPNGKTAQLVGNGAEITAIDWTINHQVGKGKEQSFIRGLSSMQIGRARKPKLYPDGNTCNWGEASTWLMTKLYNKAAELIKHLKKDQRKKDIISDDRLKYIQSLIEYCQEKGVVREEHSLRQIMIKRHNLQFYGRVTETDFQPYLKDIETAMNAIQISHDEHQSIAHQLLTVGAVKTLRQANTTMSYFSLWQHGSDLREILSESQFYQHKARLKNIGIDIGQKFDVSRMCPTLKRSEVIEVKALSIPDWYQMPVVAKSNILPFKAYA, from the coding sequence ATGCAACAAGACCATCCTACAGGCTCTTTACCGCTTGTCGGACAGCATGTGATTGAGCGAATCGAACTGGAAACAGGCGAACATTTACCACCATCAGTTAACCAAAAGATTTTAGAAGGTTCATTTAGTACAAAGCTAACAATTCGTTGTGATGGAACAAGGGTTAGGGTAGAAGGAAATCCATCGCGTTGGCAACGCATGGATAATCTATTTGGATTACAGACACTAGATGAGTGTGTAGCCATTTTTAATAATGTTCTTGCTCGTTATAACTTGCCACCGTTCACCAAAAATACTCATATCCAATACCGTCAATCACCAAATGGAAAGACAGCCCAACTTGTCGGAAATGGAGCTGAAATTACCGCTATCGACTGGACTATCAACCATCAAGTAGGAAAGGGCAAAGAGCAATCTTTTATCCGTGGTTTGTCATCAATGCAAATTGGGCGAGCGCGAAAACCTAAACTTTATCCTGATGGAAACACTTGCAACTGGGGGGAAGCTTCAACTTGGTTAATGACCAAACTCTATAACAAAGCAGCTGAGCTGATTAAACACTTAAAAAAAGACCAACGGAAAAAAGATATTATTTCTGATGACCGATTGAAATATATACAAAGCCTAATTGAATACTGCCAAGAAAAAGGTGTTGTACGTGAGGAACATAGCCTCCGACAAATAATGATAAAACGCCATAACTTACAATTTTACGGGCGCGTAACTGAAACTGACTTTCAACCTTACTTAAAAGATATCGAGACAGCCATGAATGCCATTCAAATATCCCATGATGAACATCAATCAATTGCACATCAATTACTAACTGTTGGTGCTGTTAAAACTTTAAGGCAAGCGAACACTACAATGTCTTACTTTTCATTATGGCAACACGGTTCAGACTTAAGAGAGATTTTATCTGAGTCACAATTTTATCAGCATAAAGCAAGGTTGAAAAACATTGGGATAGATATAGGGCAAAAATTTGATGTTAGTAGAATGTGCCCAACACTAAAGCGCTCAGAAGTTATTGAAGTTAAAGCTTTATCAATACCTGATTGGTATCAAATGCCAGTAGTGGCCAAGTCAAACATTTTGCCTTTCAAAGCATACGCATAG
- a CDS encoding DUF3892 domain-containing protein, with product MGNKRVKVIAESKTGKNIKFHDNRLNRNMTDKQFISRIEKGEYSNYHVRERDGVKYAATNPDATINNNLG from the coding sequence ATGGGAAATAAGAGAGTTAAAGTTATAGCTGAAAGCAAGACAGGAAAAAACATCAAGTTTCATGATAATAGATTAAACCGCAACATGACTGATAAGCAATTTATTAGTCGTATAGAGAAAGGTGAATATTCCAATTATCATGTAAGAGAAAGAGATGGTGTTAAATATGCCGCAACAAACCCTGACGCTACTATAAATAATAATCTTGGGTAG
- a CDS encoding endo-1,4-beta-xylanase, which produces MNIKNYRSKLKKSTLLVTPLLLLLSACSDDTKPIVPPTVVEDPEPEPIPPESLVTNLVEAAEKANKRIGTALSHGVLSNNETDYIDIVRKEFNYVTPENIGKWGSIQNSSSDVWDFDALDSMIAFVEENNIAFKGHALVWHRQAPSFVNGDVTPEDLTMLINAHIDATAARYSGQIYAWDVANEVMGDDANYRNSVFFEKLDKNYIAYAFTRAHDADLEAKLFYNDYSIDNINSKSDAVLTMVTELIDAEVPIHGVGFQMHLDASNAPSTQQMTDNLQRFADLDLDVNISEIDVRLSSLPWNQVTKLAIQQQVYHRAVNACMNVDRCDAVTVWGFTDKYSWIDGEFGPDDPLLYTADYERKPAYFAIADGFVGIQADAPGVMPNLIANGNFEIGTDGWTTLDETALRTTEYKQNGITSLLSTASEDAKATASIDITSLLKANSTYDLEAWVMSANEKTLESAVNVMLQCVAEEASTIAVNSAVASNTEFTQLSGSFTAPDCELVKATLSVEGPEISEDLYLDTVSLRPQALMPNTDGFGDNLLANSDFEVDTSGWEGYDTSEVSITATKVFAGTQSLVGTARTQEYQGPSTNILSLIEPGQTYQLFAQTAISEGSAQVKATISATCSDGVKYLGTGATDANSSDWSLIAGQVTLPTCAMSDAILYFEGPAVGIDIYIDNVTFHQQAKNLGPNLVANSDFEVNTEGWSVWGGVLASSTNFANTGNSSALHSDRTGTWQGPIFDLLPYAETGNTYEIETYARIENAEEDLLNITLKTLCEGDVEADASYTQHGMITATNDQWSKLNGNLVLPDCVLTSAFIYFDGPAIGVDIYIDSVSITSEITVDVDNLFTNSTFESGINGWATWGANIEESTEFAHTGDKSALVNSRTNDWQGPVFDFIGKGVANTTYDMSGWIRVAGSESENVSINIKQTCENEAAVYTDAGPAVTVSDSEWTLVSGTFTTADCVLTELAVYFSNAAVGVDIYLDDAVLKLAPIE; this is translated from the coding sequence ATGAATATAAAAAATTACAGATCAAAATTAAAAAAATCAACGTTACTTGTTACACCTTTGCTGCTTTTATTGTCGGCATGTTCTGATGATACAAAACCAATAGTACCGCCAACCGTTGTTGAAGATCCGGAACCTGAACCAATACCACCAGAATCTTTAGTCACTAATTTAGTTGAAGCGGCAGAGAAAGCGAATAAACGCATTGGTACAGCTTTAAGTCATGGTGTGCTAAGTAATAACGAGACCGACTATATCGACATAGTAAGAAAAGAATTTAACTATGTGACTCCAGAAAATATCGGTAAATGGGGATCTATTCAAAATAGCAGCTCTGACGTTTGGGATTTTGATGCTTTAGATAGCATGATCGCTTTTGTTGAAGAGAACAACATCGCCTTTAAAGGGCACGCCTTAGTATGGCATCGCCAAGCACCTTCTTTTGTTAATGGTGACGTAACACCTGAAGATTTAACCATGTTAATAAATGCGCATATCGATGCTACGGCAGCGCGTTATAGCGGACAAATATATGCGTGGGATGTCGCAAACGAAGTTATGGGTGATGATGCAAATTATCGTAATTCTGTATTCTTTGAAAAGCTAGACAAAAATTATATTGCTTATGCGTTTACAAGAGCACATGATGCTGATCTAGAGGCCAAGTTGTTTTATAACGATTACAGTATAGATAATATCAACTCAAAATCTGATGCCGTTTTGACTATGGTAACGGAATTAATCGATGCTGAAGTGCCTATCCATGGTGTGGGTTTTCAAATGCATTTAGACGCTTCAAATGCTCCATCAACTCAACAAATGACAGACAACCTGCAACGGTTTGCTGATTTAGACTTAGATGTAAATATTAGTGAAATTGATGTGCGTTTATCGTCTTTACCTTGGAACCAAGTGACTAAACTCGCTATTCAACAACAGGTATATCATCGTGCGGTGAATGCATGTATGAATGTTGACCGTTGTGACGCTGTTACTGTTTGGGGGTTTACTGATAAGTACAGCTGGATTGACGGCGAATTTGGTCCAGATGACCCACTTTTATATACGGCTGACTACGAAAGAAAACCTGCTTACTTTGCGATAGCGGATGGTTTCGTCGGAATTCAAGCTGATGCTCCGGGTGTTATGCCAAATCTGATTGCGAATGGTAACTTTGAAATAGGCACTGACGGTTGGACAACATTAGACGAAACAGCCTTAAGAACCACAGAATATAAACAGAACGGTATAACATCGCTTCTATCTACAGCAAGTGAAGATGCTAAAGCAACTGCTAGTATCGATATTACCAGCTTACTCAAGGCAAACAGCACCTATGATCTTGAAGCTTGGGTGATGTCTGCTAATGAAAAAACATTGGAAAGCGCTGTAAACGTAATGCTTCAATGTGTCGCTGAAGAAGCAAGTACAATTGCTGTGAACTCAGCCGTTGCCAGCAACACTGAGTTCACCCAATTATCAGGTTCATTTACTGCGCCTGATTGTGAACTAGTCAAAGCCACTCTATCTGTCGAAGGCCCGGAGATAAGTGAAGATCTATACTTAGATACGGTAAGTCTTCGACCACAAGCTTTAATGCCTAACACTGACGGATTTGGTGATAACCTATTAGCTAATAGTGACTTTGAAGTTGATACTTCGGGTTGGGAAGGCTACGACACATCAGAAGTTTCAATAACGGCAACTAAGGTGTTTGCGGGTACGCAAAGTCTCGTCGGTACTGCGCGTACTCAAGAATACCAAGGACCTTCAACTAATATTTTGAGTCTTATTGAGCCTGGTCAAACTTACCAATTGTTTGCACAAACGGCCATAAGTGAAGGTTCAGCTCAAGTTAAAGCCACCATTAGTGCAACTTGTTCAGATGGCGTTAAATACCTAGGCACAGGCGCTACAGATGCAAACTCGTCGGATTGGTCTTTGATTGCAGGGCAGGTCACTTTACCTACTTGTGCAATGAGTGATGCCATACTGTATTTTGAAGGTCCTGCAGTGGGAATCGATATCTATATTGATAACGTCACTTTTCATCAACAAGCAAAAAATCTAGGCCCTAACTTAGTGGCAAACAGTGACTTTGAAGTTAACACTGAAGGTTGGTCAGTCTGGGGGGGCGTATTAGCTAGCTCAACAAACTTCGCTAACACAGGTAATAGCAGTGCTTTACATAGTGATAGGACAGGAACTTGGCAAGGGCCTATATTTGATTTACTGCCATATGCTGAAACAGGTAACACCTATGAAATTGAAACTTATGCACGTATTGAAAATGCTGAGGAAGATCTTCTAAACATTACTTTAAAAACCCTATGTGAAGGAGATGTTGAAGCTGATGCATCCTACACTCAACATGGAATGATAACGGCTACGAATGACCAGTGGTCGAAGTTAAACGGTAATTTAGTTTTACCTGATTGCGTGCTTACTAGTGCATTTATTTACTTTGATGGACCTGCCATTGGTGTCGACATTTATATTGATAGCGTTTCTATTACCAGCGAAATTACTGTTGACGTTGATAACTTATTTACTAATTCAACGTTCGAATCGGGTATAAATGGTTGGGCAACTTGGGGAGCAAATATTGAAGAAAGTACTGAATTTGCACATACCGGTGACAAGTCAGCCTTAGTTAATTCCCGCACCAATGATTGGCAAGGGCCCGTCTTCGACTTTATTGGTAAAGGAGTTGCCAATACCACTTATGATATGAGTGGCTGGATAAGAGTGGCTGGTTCAGAAAGTGAAAATGTGAGTATTAACATAAAACAAACCTGTGAAAATGAAGCGGCTGTATATACAGATGCAGGCCCAGCAGTAACAGTGTCAGATAGCGAATGGACATTAGTGAGTGGCACTTTTACAACTGCAGACTGTGTCCTAACTGAACTAGCAGTATATTTTTCTAATGCTGCTGTAGGTGTTGATATTTATTTAGATGACGCAGTACTTAAGCTTGCTCCTATAGAGTAA
- a CDS encoding acyl-CoA dehydrogenase C-terminal domain-containing protein, whose translation MPEYKAPIRDVKFVMQELLDCESHYEHLGYQDASLDMVDAIIAEAAKLTEQVVAPLNQIGDQQGCSWKDGVVTTPDGFKEAYQQYVEGGWPTLSQSEEFGGQGLPHSLNISIAELFSSANHSFAMYPGLSHGALATIEAHGTPSQKQQFMPKLVEGNWTGTMCLTEPHCGTDLGMLRTKAELKEDGSYSLSGTKIFISAGEHDLSDNIVHIVIARIPGAPEGNKGISLFIVPKFNVNDDGTIADRNGVNCGSIEHKMGINGNATCVINFDSAKGHLIGEPNKGLKCMFTFMNAARIGVASEGVAAAEASFQGALTYAKDRLQMRSISGVKNPQGPADPIIVHPDVRRMLLTQKSIAEGGRALISYLAQLVDIGHAEKDEAVKAEAETKLALLTPIAKAFLSELGFECTSHGVQVLGGHGFIKEWGMEQLMRDTKISCLYEGTTGIQALDLLARKIIGTQGAVLKPFSKEVTIFCQQNMDNPAMGEFIQPIMAYAKVWHEITVAIGTKAAKDPDEIGGASVDYLMFAGYVTLAYFWARMAKVAQDNLAKGTEETAFYEAKIKTAQFYIQRMLPRAKGHAACIQNGVGSMMSLESEDFSF comes from the coding sequence ATGCCTGAATATAAAGCCCCCATTCGTGATGTAAAATTTGTAATGCAAGAATTGTTAGATTGCGAAAGCCATTATGAACACTTGGGTTATCAGGATGCGAGTCTTGATATGGTTGATGCCATTATTGCTGAAGCGGCGAAATTAACTGAACAAGTTGTCGCGCCATTAAATCAAATTGGCGATCAACAAGGTTGTAGCTGGAAAGATGGCGTAGTCACAACCCCTGATGGCTTCAAAGAAGCTTATCAACAGTATGTTGAAGGTGGTTGGCCAACGTTATCTCAATCAGAAGAGTTTGGTGGTCAAGGGCTACCGCATTCATTAAATATTAGTATTGCAGAACTCTTTTCTAGTGCTAACCACAGTTTTGCTATGTACCCAGGCTTAAGCCATGGCGCTTTGGCGACCATTGAAGCACATGGCACGCCATCTCAAAAACAACAATTTATGCCAAAATTAGTTGAAGGTAATTGGACTGGCACCATGTGCTTAACAGAGCCACACTGTGGCACCGATTTAGGCATGCTGCGCACTAAAGCAGAGCTTAAAGAAGATGGAAGCTATTCATTATCTGGTACCAAAATTTTTATCTCTGCCGGTGAACACGATCTATCTGACAACATTGTCCATATTGTTATTGCTCGTATCCCTGGTGCGCCAGAAGGCAATAAAGGCATCTCTTTATTCATAGTGCCTAAATTTAATGTCAATGATGACGGTACTATTGCTGATAGAAACGGGGTTAACTGTGGCTCAATTGAACACAAAATGGGGATCAACGGTAACGCAACCTGTGTAATTAATTTTGACTCAGCCAAAGGCCATTTGATTGGAGAACCGAATAAAGGCCTTAAGTGTATGTTCACCTTTATGAACGCTGCCAGAATAGGTGTGGCCAGTGAAGGGGTTGCTGCGGCAGAAGCCTCATTTCAAGGTGCGTTGACTTATGCAAAAGATCGATTGCAAATGCGCTCTATTAGCGGCGTTAAAAACCCACAAGGTCCTGCAGACCCCATTATTGTGCATCCCGATGTTCGTAGAATGTTGCTAACACAAAAGTCTATTGCAGAAGGTGGACGTGCGTTAATTTCTTATTTAGCTCAACTTGTTGATATAGGACATGCAGAAAAAGATGAGGCAGTAAAAGCTGAAGCTGAAACCAAATTGGCTTTACTAACCCCAATAGCAAAAGCATTTTTATCTGAACTTGGTTTTGAATGCACTAGCCATGGTGTACAAGTTTTAGGTGGTCATGGATTTATAAAAGAGTGGGGGATGGAGCAGTTAATGCGAGATACCAAAATAAGCTGCTTATATGAAGGTACTACAGGTATTCAAGCATTAGATTTATTAGCTCGTAAAATTATCGGTACCCAAGGTGCAGTATTAAAGCCTTTTTCTAAAGAGGTGACGATTTTCTGCCAACAAAACATGGACAATCCTGCTATGGGTGAATTTATTCAACCCATCATGGCCTATGCTAAAGTATGGCATGAAATAACAGTGGCTATTGGCACTAAAGCCGCTAAGGATCCAGATGAAATTGGCGGTGCCTCAGTGGATTACTTAATGTTTGCTGGTTATGTCACATTGGCATATTTTTGGGCAAGAATGGCTAAAGTTGCCCAAGATAACCTTGCTAAAGGCACTGAAGAAACTGCATTTTATGAAGCTAAGATAAAAACCGCTCAGTTTTATATTCAGCGTATGTTGCCAAGGGCAAAAGGTCATGCAGCATGTATACAAAATGGTGTAGGTTCGATGATGTCTTTAGAGAGTGAAGATTTTTCGTTTTAA
- a CDS encoding TonB-dependent receptor: MIYRSSPFFKRSLLALAVAGVMSPNVYAEADSDENTQESDSIEIIQVTASKRLKGLQESPVAISVVSSEAIEQTKVMDIADLQTLVPTLRVTPLQRSTNTNFAIRGFGNGTNNTGIEPSVGVFIDGVYRSRAASQIGDLPRLQQIEVLSGPQSTLFGKNASAGVINIRTLEPSYNLEAKAELGIGNYNLKTVKGYITNGITDDLAFSLSGGFNQRDGYTESVVGLGELNDRDRWHIRGQALYEPTEDVKFRLIADYSEITEACCSVENSINGPTTAAIRALGGIDLDESDSFLYQSALNSDPDNNVEDGGVSLQLDIDFDGYSFTSISAFRNNDSGFINDVDYTTLDILSEGGHTEIKTMTQEFRLTSTSEQDLEWMFGAYLFKEELITGDTLFYGDDIRNYFEVLTAAGGAPGLLSGVEGVYGLSPGTFFSNTSSVNSEFEQDNEAYSLFASFDYHITEELTAIFGASYTNDQKELTISQNNSDVYSAIDLDTQLTLYGVPIGSIPALAPAVPTLKSLQFLPPMMPLPNDIENQETDDSKTTWSFRLAYELNSNINLFATAATGFKASSWNLSRYSSPFASDQSALESAGLAQPNQAYGGRYASPEEATVYEVGIKTRFKDGAFNATLFDQTIEGFQSSIFIGTGFVLANAGQQNTKGIEFDSIYNITDDWTITFAGVLLDPVYDSFVGASGLDGPVDLSGEKPAGIHEVSLTTGLVYNFEFENGINGYARADYLYESDTKVAENVPDSLTREVNTVNASAGLGFENGINLQLWARNLTDDEYLLSAFPPPIQAGSFNGYPNQPRTFGATISYDF, encoded by the coding sequence ATGATTTACAGATCATCACCATTTTTTAAGCGCTCATTACTTGCACTAGCCGTTGCCGGCGTGATGAGTCCGAATGTCTATGCAGAAGCAGATTCTGATGAAAATACACAAGAATCAGATAGCATAGAAATTATACAAGTCACCGCTTCAAAGCGGTTAAAAGGATTACAGGAATCCCCTGTTGCTATTAGCGTTGTCAGTAGCGAAGCCATCGAACAAACTAAAGTGATGGATATTGCAGATCTGCAAACCTTAGTGCCCACATTACGTGTCACTCCTTTACAACGTTCAACCAATACTAATTTTGCAATTCGAGGTTTCGGTAATGGCACCAACAATACCGGTATTGAGCCATCGGTTGGGGTGTTTATTGATGGGGTGTATCGGTCTCGTGCAGCATCGCAAATCGGTGATTTACCTAGGTTGCAACAAATTGAAGTATTGAGTGGTCCACAAAGTACCCTTTTCGGAAAAAATGCCTCTGCTGGTGTTATTAATATTAGGACATTAGAACCCTCATATAATTTAGAAGCCAAAGCAGAATTGGGGATCGGTAATTATAATCTTAAAACTGTTAAAGGTTACATTACTAACGGTATTACAGACGATTTAGCCTTTAGTTTATCAGGTGGTTTTAACCAACGTGATGGTTACACTGAAAGCGTCGTCGGCTTGGGCGAATTAAATGATCGTGATAGATGGCATATCAGAGGGCAAGCATTATATGAACCCACTGAAGATGTAAAATTTAGACTTATAGCCGACTATAGTGAAATCACAGAAGCGTGTTGTAGTGTTGAAAATTCAATTAATGGGCCCACCACTGCAGCTATAAGAGCCTTAGGTGGCATTGATCTTGATGAAAGTGATTCTTTTTTATATCAATCAGCCCTTAATTCCGATCCTGATAATAATGTCGAAGACGGTGGTGTTTCGTTACAATTAGATATTGATTTTGATGGATATTCTTTCACATCGATCAGTGCATTTCGTAACAATGATTCCGGTTTTATTAATGATGTAGATTACACCACGTTAGATATTTTGAGTGAAGGTGGACATACAGAAATTAAAACCATGACTCAAGAGTTTCGTTTAACATCTACCAGCGAACAAGACCTAGAATGGATGTTTGGTGCTTACTTATTTAAAGAAGAGCTCATCACCGGCGATACGTTATTTTATGGCGATGATATAAGAAACTATTTTGAGGTATTAACGGCTGCAGGCGGAGCACCAGGTTTATTAAGTGGTGTTGAAGGCGTTTATGGTTTGTCACCTGGTACTTTCTTTTCAAATACCTCTTCTGTTAACTCAGAATTTGAACAGGATAATGAAGCTTACTCATTATTCGCTAGTTTTGATTACCATATTACCGAAGAATTAACGGCTATATTTGGCGCTAGTTATACCAATGACCAAAAAGAACTCACTATTAGTCAAAATAATTCTGACGTTTATTCTGCCATTGATTTAGATACGCAATTAACCCTTTATGGGGTGCCTATTGGTAGCATTCCTGCTTTAGCCCCTGCAGTTCCGACGTTAAAAAGCCTTCAATTTTTGCCGCCAATGATGCCTTTACCTAATGATATTGAAAACCAAGAAACCGATGACAGTAAAACAACTTGGTCGTTCCGACTGGCTTATGAACTTAACAGTAACATTAATTTATTTGCGACTGCGGCTACAGGCTTTAAAGCATCCTCTTGGAATCTATCTCGTTACTCTAGCCCTTTTGCTTCAGATCAAAGTGCCCTAGAAAGTGCAGGCTTGGCACAACCTAACCAGGCATATGGTGGACGCTATGCATCGCCAGAAGAAGCCACTGTCTATGAGGTCGGAATTAAAACCCGTTTTAAAGATGGTGCTTTTAATGCAACCTTGTTTGATCAAACGATTGAAGGCTTTCAGTCATCAATATTTATTGGTACTGGCTTTGTACTTGCCAATGCAGGACAACAAAATACCAAGGGTATTGAATTCGATTCGATTTATAACATAACAGATGATTGGACTATCACCTTCGCAGGTGTGTTACTTGATCCCGTTTATGACTCATTTGTTGGAGCATCAGGTCTTGATGGTCCGGTAGATTTATCTGGTGAAAAGCCTGCTGGTATTCATGAAGTGAGTCTTACCACTGGGCTGGTATATAACTTTGAATTTGAAAATGGCATTAACGGATATGCCCGTGCAGATTACCTTTATGAAAGTGATACCAAAGTCGCTGAAAATGTTCCTGACTCACTTACTCGTGAAGTTAATACGGTTAATGCCAGTGCAGGTTTAGGCTTTGAAAACGGGATTAATTTGCAACTCTGGGCACGAAACCTGACGGACGATGAATACCTACTCTCAGCATTTCCGCCACCGATTCAGGCTGGCAGTTTTAATGGCTATCCCAATCAACCACGCACATTTGGTGCCACGATTTCCTATGACTTTTAA
- a CDS encoding nitroreductase family protein — translation MDIESILQQRFSVRAFLDKPVPQQTLTEIFTHAQQSPSNCNVQPWQTCVVSGQTKDELKQKFMDLLLSGAAPNPDFNWLAKYNGIHRERQFGSANALYSAIDVTREDKKARQMAMIRNWQFFDAPHAVFFTMDKYLDIMGAVDLGIYAQTVSLIMANNGISNCMQGALGQFPDPVRELLNLPEERGILFGMSFGYADSDAAINNTRTDREAIDNAVSFFD, via the coding sequence ATGGATATTGAATCGATATTACAACAGCGTTTTTCAGTGCGAGCCTTCCTAGATAAGCCAGTACCCCAGCAAACATTAACCGAAATTTTTACCCATGCTCAGCAATCGCCCTCTAATTGTAATGTCCAACCTTGGCAAACCTGTGTGGTATCAGGCCAAACCAAAGATGAGCTTAAACAAAAGTTTATGGATTTATTGTTATCCGGAGCTGCACCTAATCCTGATTTTAATTGGTTAGCTAAATACAATGGTATCCATAGGGAGCGCCAATTCGGTTCAGCTAATGCACTATATAGCGCTATCGATGTTACTAGAGAAGATAAAAAAGCTAGGCAAATGGCAATGATCCGAAACTGGCAATTCTTCGATGCACCCCATGCCGTTTTTTTCACAATGGACAAATACCTAGACATTATGGGCGCTGTGGATTTGGGTATTTATGCCCAAACAGTATCACTCATTATGGCAAATAATGGGATATCCAATTGTATGCAAGGTGCATTAGGTCAATTCCCTGATCCTGTAAGAGAACTTTTAAATCTACCAGAAGAGCGTGGCATCCTATTTGGTATGTCATTTGGTTATGCAGATAGTGACGCCGCTATTAATAATACGAGAACTGATCGTGAAGCAATTGATAATGCCGTTTCTTTTTTTGATTAA
- a CDS encoding alpha/beta fold hydrolase, with amino-acid sequence MSLKHKYVMIDDVNIHYVEASALRNKIDAKPCMIFLHGFPEYWGTWQAQLDYFSTEFRVIAPDLPGYNLSDKPKALSFYKLPNLIAFLAKFVGIISPEQPVILVAHDWGGAIAWPLAAFHSHLISKLIILNAAHPSTFTREMINNSEQRQKSNYIHQLISPSAESLLTQNNYHYLTEIMMLHSDHYQFHEESKQTYRKVWQQQGAINGMLQYYRAMPQLMPEVNDSADSIEQSNSSVKSSPIKSTADIKIPNIRINLPTLILWGEQDLAFVNENLNGIEQYVPHCSIVRFANTSHWLQHERPDEVNKAIEDFIND; translated from the coding sequence ATGTCACTTAAACATAAATACGTAATGATAGATGATGTCAATATTCATTACGTTGAAGCATCCGCTCTACGCAATAAGATTGACGCTAAACCCTGCATGATATTTTTACATGGATTTCCTGAATATTGGGGAACTTGGCAAGCACAATTAGATTACTTTTCTACAGAATTCAGAGTAATTGCCCCTGATTTACCAGGCTATAATTTAAGTGATAAACCTAAAGCGTTAAGTTTTTACAAGTTACCTAACCTCATTGCTTTCTTGGCTAAGTTTGTTGGCATTATCAGTCCTGAACAGCCGGTAATTTTAGTTGCACACGATTGGGGCGGAGCTATTGCATGGCCACTGGCGGCATTTCACTCTCATTTAATCAGTAAACTGATTATCCTCAATGCAGCCCACCCAAGTACGTTCACCCGAGAAATGATCAATAATTCTGAGCAGCGACAAAAAAGTAACTATATTCATCAATTAATTAGCCCATCAGCTGAGTCATTATTAACCCAAAATAACTATCATTATCTCACTGAGATAATGATGCTTCATTCGGACCATTATCAGTTTCATGAAGAGTCAAAACAAACATATCGTAAAGTTTGGCAACAACAAGGCGCTATTAATGGCATGTTGCAATACTATCGCGCAATGCCGCAGTTAATGCCTGAAGTAAATGATTCAGCAGACTCGATAGAGCAAAGTAATAGTTCAGTTAAATCCAGTCCCATAAAATCAACTGCTGACATCAAAATACCCAATATCCGTATAAATTTACCCACTTTGATTTTATGGGGTGAACAAGATCTGGCTTTTGTGAACGAAAACCTCAATGGCATTGAACAATACGTACCTCATTGTTCTATTGTCCGTTTTGCTAATACGAGCCACTGGCTGCAACATGAAAGACCGGATGAAGTAAATAAAGCTATCGAAGATTTTATCAATGACTAG